In Kineococcus sp. NBC_00420, a single genomic region encodes these proteins:
- a CDS encoding RNA polymerase sigma factor, with product MAMVPTARPGESAEPLVVLDAGALRGTSPRWGTKEVKGTKEHGARAVGPDLLAEAVAIGAGAPPPHGRPPGAGVGGGRAAAGGGPVEGPQDVTSGGPGGEAPSGWDLEGVPDEALARRAGLGDKAAFAVLVDRHGPGLHRHVSRMLRDRGAVEDCLQETLIAAWKGLRGFRGQASVRTWLFTIARRQVFAHGRRVPESGSLPYVDPAEVLDRIADLRDDPARTSVESGLLEAVDVALTLLPERQRSAWLLKEVEGLSYAEIAIVLDVGPTVVRGLLARARTTLASTLEDWR from the coding sequence ATGGCGATGGTTCCCACAGCTCGACCCGGAGAGTCCGCGGAACCTCTCGTCGTCCTCGACGCCGGTGCGCTCCGCGGGACCTCACCCCGGTGGGGGACCAAGGAGGTCAAGGGCACGAAGGAGCACGGCGCCCGGGCCGTCGGCCCCGACCTGCTCGCGGAGGCAGTGGCGATCGGGGCGGGTGCCCCACCTCCGCACGGCCGACCCCCGGGCGCCGGGGTCGGGGGAGGACGTGCTGCCGCAGGAGGGGGACCGGTGGAAGGACCGCAGGACGTGACGAGTGGTGGACCCGGGGGCGAGGCCCCGTCCGGGTGGGACCTGGAGGGCGTGCCCGACGAGGCACTGGCCCGCCGGGCCGGGCTCGGTGACAAGGCGGCCTTCGCCGTCCTCGTCGACCGGCACGGCCCGGGGCTGCACCGCCACGTGTCGAGGATGCTGCGCGACCGCGGTGCCGTCGAGGACTGCCTGCAGGAGACGCTGATCGCGGCCTGGAAGGGCCTGCGCGGGTTCCGTGGTCAGGCCAGCGTCCGGACCTGGCTGTTCACCATCGCCCGGCGACAGGTCTTCGCCCACGGCCGGCGCGTCCCGGAGTCCGGCTCGCTGCCCTACGTCGACCCCGCCGAGGTGCTGGACCGGATCGCGGACCTGCGAGACGATCCCGCCCGGACCAGCGTGGAGTCCGGGTTGCTCGAAGCCGTCGACGTCGCGCTGACCCTGCTCCCCGAGCGGCAACGTTCGGCCTGGCTGCTCAAGGAGGTCGAGGGTTTGAGCTACGCGGAGATCGCGATCGTCCTGGACGTCGGCCCCACCGTCGTCCGGGGCCTCCTCGCCCGCGCGCGGACGACCCTCGCGAGCACGTTGGAGGACTGGCGGTGA
- a CDS encoding STAS domain-containing protein gives MSSRQDTTSPGDAVGTLLVDPVTRCTTIALRGEVDAGLEGELSALCSRVVLDGAEAEHVVVVDLGAVTFMDSSGIAFLVRLTQRIAPRRPRLRHAPDQVRFLLDVTGIGSILDVD, from the coding sequence GTGAGCTCACGCCAGGACACCACCAGCCCCGGCGACGCGGTGGGCACCCTCCTCGTCGACCCCGTCACGCGGTGCACGACGATCGCTCTGCGCGGCGAGGTGGACGCAGGCCTGGAGGGGGAACTCTCCGCCCTGTGCTCCCGCGTCGTCCTGGACGGGGCCGAGGCCGAGCACGTCGTCGTGGTCGACCTCGGGGCGGTCACGTTCATGGACTCCTCGGGCATCGCCTTCCTGGTGAGGCTCACCCAGCGCATCGCGCCCCGCCGACCGCGCCTGCGGCACGCACCGGACCAGGTGCGCTTCCTGCTGGACGTCACCGGGATCGGGTCCATCCTCGACGTGGACTGA
- a CDS encoding TIGR03620 family F420-dependent LLM class oxidoreductase, whose amino-acid sequence MSTPTTPRRLSLWGGGPWQDPTRVAEAREVAAEVEELGFARLWFSGGFAPGILPAFGELLSATTSLGVASGIVSIWTATPAQSAAAFADLERDHPGRFLLGLGNSHAPAVEGQGRAYEKPFTRTVEYLDQLDALSPSVPADRRVLAALGPKMLDLARTRTAGAHPYFTTVEHTVSAREALGPEPLLAPEVAVVLETDPSRARAIAREYAAVYLALPNYTNNLRRFGWGDADLLDGGSDRAIDALIPWGTVEQVAARLEEQFAAGADEVPVQVLGGGGDFPREQFRLLAEAFAG is encoded by the coding sequence ATGAGCACACCCACGACCCCCCGCCGGCTGAGCCTCTGGGGCGGCGGCCCCTGGCAGGACCCGACCCGCGTGGCGGAGGCCCGCGAGGTCGCCGCGGAGGTCGAGGAGCTGGGGTTCGCACGGCTGTGGTTCTCCGGCGGCTTCGCACCGGGGATCCTCCCCGCGTTCGGTGAACTGCTGTCGGCGACCACCTCGCTGGGCGTCGCGAGCGGCATCGTGAGCATCTGGACGGCCACCCCGGCGCAGTCCGCCGCGGCGTTCGCGGACCTCGAGCGCGACCACCCGGGACGGTTCCTGCTGGGGCTCGGGAACTCCCACGCCCCCGCCGTCGAGGGGCAGGGGCGGGCCTACGAGAAGCCGTTCACCCGGACGGTGGAGTACCTCGACCAGCTCGATGCGCTGTCGCCGTCGGTCCCCGCGGACCGGCGGGTCCTGGCGGCGCTCGGCCCGAAGATGCTGGACCTGGCGCGGACCCGGACGGCCGGGGCCCACCCGTACTTCACGACCGTCGAGCACACGGTGTCGGCGCGCGAGGCCCTCGGCCCCGAGCCGTTGCTGGCCCCGGAGGTGGCCGTCGTGCTGGAGACCGACCCGTCGAGGGCGCGGGCGATCGCCCGCGAGTACGCGGCGGTGTACCTGGCCCTGCCGAACTACACGAACAACCTGCGCAGGTTCGGCTGGGGCGACGCGGACCTGCTGGACGGCGGCAGCGACCGGGCCATCGACGCCCTCATCCCCTGGGGCACGGTCGAGCAGGTCGCCGCGCGCCTCGAGGAGCAGTTCGCGGCCGGGGCCGACGAGGTCCCCGTGCAGGTGCTCGGTGGCGGCGGGGACTTCCCCCGCGAGCAGTTCCGCCTGCTCGCGGAGGCCTTCGCCGGCTGA
- a CDS encoding putative bifunctional diguanylate cyclase/phosphodiesterase, whose product MSKRAAAVLAVLGLLGLAVAFLPDATGPGPADLVVAFVHAAALLVTALGVRRHRPTLPQAWAAVLALVTTGLVAAVAAVLRPGDLGVARWGVVGVQVVGLALVPFVVRTLRREGSSRTTWPDVLLTLCGGGLVVVQVLGMLHETGLGDEPAVLIGTAADVVLVVVLLRILSTRTGMAPATALVLSASGGLLAIASLVTARGDLLGQARVLPALECLAMVLLATAAWHPSMRHFGTPHAGGTLRRDGQRLLTVVPVFLAVPVLWGLGNLHVLPDVAVQVVAPSGYVLACAGVALASLAVRRAERSADRDPLTDLVNRRGLPNATRELQQRLRGEDLHLCLVDLDDFKQINDTRGHAVGDALLVEVSHRLQRAVGVRGVVSRTGGDEFIVVCWTGPDDEEGPADLMLTALDAPFEFSGLPYQVSASIGIAPLPAGVTLEVALVDADIAMYAAKQAGKGRAQVYRPELRERVLGGLTMQQELRRLLLHDGSPADVGELVVVHQPIVELGEGSSVRIVGVEALVRWRHPRAGLLVPDEFLHHAEAAGLGARLDEHVATRAVRHLAQWDALGVPPLHLAVNLGVGSLHRHGLARWMTTLAAAHGIAPERIHLEITEHEELPDDPRIAESLRETVAAGFQLDLDDFGIGYTSLSYMRRFPISTVKLDRSLTTLVTSGDTSLLEGIAALCRAMDLRILAEGVERSEQLGPLLALGVHRAQGHWFGSAMAADDVPGLVQRTHAEDGQESDGVLI is encoded by the coding sequence ATGTCGAAGCGAGCCGCCGCGGTGCTGGCCGTCCTGGGCCTCCTCGGTCTCGCCGTGGCGTTCCTGCCCGACGCGACGGGTCCCGGACCGGCCGATCTCGTCGTCGCCTTCGTCCACGCCGCCGCCCTGCTCGTGACCGCGCTGGGGGTGCGCCGGCACCGGCCGACCCTGCCGCAGGCCTGGGCGGCCGTCCTCGCCCTGGTGACGACCGGCCTCGTCGCCGCCGTCGCCGCCGTCCTGCGTCCGGGCGACCTCGGGGTCGCCCGCTGGGGAGTCGTCGGCGTCCAGGTCGTGGGCCTCGCCCTGGTGCCGTTCGTCGTCCGGACGCTGCGCCGCGAAGGGTCGTCCCGCACGACCTGGCCGGACGTCCTCCTCACCCTCTGCGGCGGCGGACTCGTCGTCGTGCAGGTCCTCGGGATGCTGCACGAGACCGGACTCGGCGACGAACCGGCGGTCCTCATCGGCACGGCCGCCGACGTCGTCCTCGTCGTCGTCCTGCTGCGCATCCTCTCGACCCGCACCGGCATGGCCCCGGCCACCGCGCTCGTGCTGTCCGCCTCCGGTGGGCTGCTCGCGATCGCCTCGTTGGTGACCGCCCGCGGCGACCTGCTCGGCCAGGCACGCGTCCTGCCCGCGCTGGAGTGCCTCGCCATGGTGCTGCTCGCCACCGCCGCCTGGCACCCGAGCATGCGCCACTTCGGCACCCCCCACGCCGGCGGCACCCTGCGCCGCGACGGGCAGCGCCTGCTCACCGTCGTCCCGGTGTTCCTCGCCGTGCCCGTGCTGTGGGGCCTCGGGAACCTGCACGTCCTCCCCGACGTCGCGGTCCAGGTGGTCGCGCCCAGCGGCTACGTCCTCGCCTGCGCCGGCGTCGCCCTCGCCTCGCTCGCGGTGCGCCGCGCCGAACGCAGCGCCGACCGCGACCCCCTCACCGACCTGGTCAACCGCCGGGGTCTGCCCAACGCCACCCGCGAGCTGCAGCAGCGCCTGCGCGGCGAGGACCTGCACCTCTGCCTGGTCGATCTCGACGACTTCAAGCAGATCAACGACACCCGCGGCCACGCCGTCGGCGACGCCCTGCTCGTCGAGGTCTCGCACCGGCTGCAGCGGGCCGTGGGGGTGCGCGGCGTCGTCTCGCGCACCGGTGGCGACGAGTTCATCGTCGTCTGCTGGACCGGGCCCGACGACGAGGAGGGACCGGCCGACCTGATGCTCACGGCCCTCGACGCGCCCTTCGAGTTCAGCGGGCTGCCGTACCAGGTCAGCGCCAGCATCGGCATCGCACCGCTCCCCGCCGGGGTGACCCTCGAGGTCGCGCTCGTCGACGCCGACATCGCGATGTACGCGGCGAAGCAGGCCGGCAAGGGCCGCGCCCAGGTCTACCGGCCCGAACTGCGCGAACGGGTCCTCGGCGGGCTCACCATGCAGCAGGAACTCCGCCGGTTGCTGCTGCACGACGGGTCCCCCGCGGACGTCGGCGAACTGGTCGTCGTGCACCAGCCGATCGTCGAACTCGGTGAGGGGTCGTCCGTGCGCATCGTCGGGGTCGAGGCGCTCGTCCGCTGGCGCCACCCGCGTGCGGGGCTCCTCGTGCCCGACGAGTTCCTCCACCACGCCGAGGCGGCCGGTCTCGGGGCCCGCCTCGACGAGCACGTCGCGACGCGCGCGGTGCGCCACCTCGCGCAGTGGGACGCCCTCGGCGTCCCGCCGCTGCACCTCGCCGTGAACCTCGGGGTCGGCAGCCTGCACCGCCACGGCCTCGCCCGGTGGATGACCACCCTGGCCGCCGCGCACGGCATCGCCCCCGAACGGATCCACCTCGAGATCACCGAGCACGAGGAACTCCCCGACGACCCCCGCATCGCGGAGTCGTTGCGCGAGACCGTCGCCGCGGGGTTCCAGCTCGACCTCGACGACTTCGGCATCGGCTACACCTCGCTGTCCTACATGCGCCGGTTCCCGATCTCGACCGTGAAGCTCGACCGTTCGCTGACGACGCTGGTGACCAGTGGGGACACGTCGCTGCTCGAGGGCATCGCGGCCCTGTGCCGGGCGATGGACCTGCGGATCCTCGCCGAAGGCGTCGAACGCTCCGAGCAGCTCGGACCGTTGCTGGCCCTCGGCGTCCACCGCGCCCAGGGGCACTGGTTCGGGAGCGCCATGGCGGCCGACGACGTCCCCGGTCTCGTGCAGCGCACGCACGCCGAGGACGGCCAGGAGAGCGACGGCGTCCTGATCTGA